TGCAGGGTTGGTCCTTGGAAAGACCTAgattagtggttcccaaactcggtcttcaagtaccccaaacagttcttgttttccaggtcacctagcggtTTAACAAGTGGAGCAAATTATCTCACTTGCAATCTTgtggggagacctggaaaacatgaactgttggggatacttgagcaccaagtttgggaaccactgacctagattAAGGGCAATGTAAACACTACAGTAAACCAAGTTATCTGACCCAGCATGGGGAGGACAACAACATACCTGGCTGATTCCTGCAGATATGACACAACCTGGGGGTGGGTGGAGCCAGAGTCTCTACTGCTGCTGAGACTCCTGGTGCCACTATACCCATGTGCATTGTAAACCGCTCTGACCCAGGGATAATCCAGGTCAAAGCCATGGTGGAAAGGGATCAATCCCAGGTCAGAGCTggtttggaactgtgttccaaatgTTAGGTCAGACCCAGAATTTAAGTAGAAAAGAGTTATTATAAGTGTGTGATCCACCCTTAGACCCGGGAGAGTCTCTCTTATTAGCACACAGAGCTTGCAAGTGGTTACACAGTGCCGCTCATTCCTACAATTTACCTGCTGCTGGTGATGTCTATTGTTGTTGCTTGCAGGGGAACAATAAAAGTCTATAGAACTTGTTGCAGCTGCTGTAACTATAATTAAATAATGTTCTTATAGAGACATATGGATATATCACTGATCCATGTTAACGCATTTCTCCATCTATTACCACTCTCAGCAACTACCTCAGAACAATAAATGGCATCTCCCACTCTTTCATCTAAATGGACTGGAAAAAAAGACTTCTGCCTTCATCCCGGCAGTCGCGCATGCGCACACTATTGTGTTCTAAGCCTCCATTTATTTATAATGGCGCAGCGTGTTCGCATACACACACGCAGATACATTTAATTTATAACTGAGGCAAACACATCTTTCAAGGCAAGTTCTCACATCTGATAATGACTGGTACTCAAATCATGGTCATCCCCAAACCACGAAAGGACCCTTCCCTTTGTGCTAATactgttctatgggggtaattctgagttgatcgcagcaggaattttgttagcagttggtcaaaaccatgtgcactgcaggggaggccgatataacatgtgcagagagagttagatttgggtgggttattttgtttctgtgcagggtaaatgctggctgctttatttttacactgcaatttagattgcagattgaacacaccccatccaaatctaactctctctgcacatgatacatctgcccctcctgcagtgcacatggttttgcccaactagtaacaaaattcctgctgcgatcaactcagaattaccccctatatctctaaTACTGCTATTGAGATGTTGCACATAATTATCAGCAACCCAATGGAAAACCAAAATCAAACTTTGAAATTGGCCACATTGGCTCAACAACACGCAACACAAAACAAACATCATGCAGTACATAAATGAACATACAATGCTGTCAATTGCAGTAGGTCTGGACATGGAGAAAGCCTTAAATAGTGTGTCCTGGTCTTTTATGGTCAAGATTTTGGCTTTCATGGCAAATTCCTTCAAACAATAATGGACCCTTAGATTACAACTACAGCAGTCCATCTGAATTTGGTTTCTGACTTTTTTACTGTCTCAAAATGAACAAGGCAGAGCTGCCCCATCTCACCCCTTATTTTAGCAATAAATACTGAGCTACTGGAATGTACTTCTACAGATCTGGAATTAATGTAGCCATCTACAAATACAAAATATCTCCCCTTGCCAACATGTTTTCTTTACCCTTTTCATGTTGCTTATATCGCTCCCATATTGCTTCATAAACCAGATTTTTTGGGGTTCAGTGTCGGGCTATAAGGTCATCTACAAGATATCTGATGTCCTAACATTTCACCTGCTAAAACATCTTAAGAAACTCCTCCACCTTACTGGCCTCCTCTATATAAACAGACCAAAGCAGTTTAGAGACCAGCActacagtaagggcctgattccTGACTGAGTCAGAAACAAGTGAGTTTCAGGATGAATCTTGTGGATTTCAACATACTGCACGTGTGCTGTAGAAAGAACTTGGTGACTGTGCATGAGCAATCCTCACCAATCCCTCTGCTGTAGGGTCATCTGGAATGGCATAAAGCCGTGTCTCACTTGCttctacatatagggggtaattccaagttgatcatagcaggatttttgtaagcagttgggcaaaaccatgtgcactgcaggggaggcagatataacatgtgcagaaagagttagatttgggtgggttattttttttctgtgcagggtgaatactggctgctttatttttacactgcagattagattgcagattgaacacaccacacccaaatctaactctctctgcacatgttatatctgcctcccctgcagtgcacatggttttgcccaactgctaacaaaaatcctgcagagatcaacttggaattacccccatagtggacaAGTCTAAGAAATTGCCTCATTGTGGACTACGATCATGTCCATTATATCTACTTCTGGATATTAAACTACTTTGGCCGCTATTAAAATGATGCTGTCTTTGAAATATAAAATGTAATGaatcaaaataaaaacatttaaaataatATCAGCTGACATAACATAACACACAGGGCAATGAATGAGGATCAGTGCAGTACTACACAGGCCAAAGCTTTAAACTTTAAGCAAACctttaaaaattattatattttaCTAAGGTACAAAAATTATTTTCAGGCTAACAAAGACATTGTACAACGTGTTACCAGTCACTGATTACTGAATGCTCTTCTGCGTCTGCTGGGGTCACCAGGGGACTATTTCCTTAATTCTATGTACAAGGGGGAAATAACCCATAGCGGACAGATCAATCATCACACAGAACTGGAAATAAGGCTGAATGTTACAGTAATTAATCTCTTAAGATTTTTTTTTCCCTATAACATCACTCATAAAAGGCCATCAGATACAGAAGAGAAACAAATAATGGACTGAAGACACAGAACACGCTTAaggtatttcatatatatatatacatatacagtgcatatatatatatatatatatatatatatatatatatattataatgataTTTACAATATTACAACTAGAGTTATATTTTTTCCTAGGATGTAACACAGAACATTTATTGCACATGAAGACAGAAGTGATGCAGTAACATGGTTTGTGATGTATTATTGTTCGTCAGCCTCATACAGTGCAGCTGCATATACACCGGGAACTGTCTTCATAATCCACATGTTCTGAGAATCACCTAATTCCTATAGAACTCTGTGCGATAATTCAGATATACACTCTATGGGaattatttactaagcagtgagtcCTAAAACCTGGTGATTGTGATCGTCTTTATGCCCAGAATATAAAAGGGAAATGCTTTCACTAGCaatgctcagtcttaggtcctctgcttttctctatctataccacatctcttggcaaattgAGAGTATCAGCTCTCTGGGATTTCTgaatcatctgtacacagatgatacacacatctacctatcctccccatatttgtcaccatctgtattggtccatgtcactgattgcctttctgctgtttcatcttggatgtcatctcaccacctcaaacttatatATTTCCAAATCAgatttaattatatttccacttaccaatagtagttaccaacctaatatcgctatcactgttgattacttgacaatcaaccctacaccacaagctcacgCCTAAGTGTAATTCTCAATTCTGaagtgtcctttgttccccacattctgtCTGTTTCCAAATCATTTTACATGCTTCTATAAAACATATCCAGAATAtgtccatatcttacacaagacattgcAACCACTCCtattcatgctctcattatctcccacattgattattgcaactgTCTTCTTAGTGGTCTTCCCCAaaactctcaccacttcaatccattttgtaTGCAGCTGCGAAGCTGAGTCTACTTGCTAAACATTCATAGCCTGTGGTTCCCCTCTGTCAGTTCCTAcaatggttaccggtattctactgtattcaatattagATACCTTTACTTCCATATAAGGCTataaaccaaactacaccaacagacATCTCTTGCTTACCCTAAAATATGTCCCAAACTgatctctccgctctgcacaagatctgcatctcaccCACACTCATAACCTGCTCCCATTCCCAGTTACAGGACTTTCTTTGTGCTGAACACACTCTGTGGATtctcctctagtctctaaaccttcaagcattccgtgAGAACTCACCGATTCAAGCAGCTGAACATATTCCAAAACCCTTCATGTAACCTCCATAGGTTATCACACCTGATTAATTCCTGGTTCTTGTACAACTTTATACCTTAATGACTATGTATGGCACATGACAGAACAGCACTGCAAATGGCAAGCAAAAGGTGAGCTCTTTTATACATTTTAAAATCAATGCAATTAGTTTGCTTCATATCAACATAACCACCATTATTTTGAACATATTTCTCATAACGCAGATATCAAATTTTCTCTCATTATCCATTGCTGTCAGCCCAAAGAGCTGAAAAGAACAATATTGTTTTAATTAATAACACTGGTTTCAGGATTATGTTTTTTTCTACTGATGGAAATAAGCAATTTCTACACCAACACCGAGAGTTTACAATGCAGGTCTCATAACCACATTAGGTACTGTAGGAAATTCTCCTTTTGCAGTGACATGCTATGAATGGTCACTAATGATCACATGATCAGTTGAGATTTGAAAGTGGATCATATAATACTCCATGAGAACTTTTGAAAATCTGTGCACTGGGAATCACCTTGAGGTGGTTTTAAATGCATTAAGGAACCTCTACCTGATACAGTGACATCATCTCATTTTGTGCTtacattctgtgtgcgactgcagctgtatctgcatatctaTATTACGAAATGCCATATTACAATGTTTTCCTAAAAAACAGCTACTGAcaatgtaacatagcatttcatatgcagatataggcaTGGcggcaaacagaatataggcaagccGCATCATTTTCATCagcagtctgcttgtgcatcttattcaaaTAGCTATAtgtgttgcacaggacctgtcagctcactcatgcaaAGACACCTCCCGCTACGTGGGAACAGGTATGGTACAGAGagattggcatatagctgaggtagtggcaTTATTTAAAAAcggttctaaaaatcatcctgtgaactatagaccggttagtatAACTCCTATAGTggctaaaatattggaaggaattttgagagatagcatagaggattatctgtggaatactaatattattagcaaaagtcagcatgggtttgtgaaggacagatcatgtcaaactaacttaattagcttctacaaggaggAGAGTGATATTCTTGACCAGGGCAAAGCAATGGATGTgtactatttagattttgcaaaagcctttgatacagtgcctcacagaggACTGATCATCAAACTAAGGAAACTAGGTCTGGGAAATACTATTTGTGAcatcactgaggaagccgctgacttgATTAGAGGCAGAGAAACGCCTAAGAAGTCATCTACTGTGCCCGGTATCAGCACTCTCCACACGGTTACTTCACCCTTTACAAGCCCCAATTTGGACACTCCGGATATGGCACCATTAATCTGATGAAGGCACCAGTAGCCGGGAGATCTCATTTCTGACCATTTGGGAGCTGGGTTAATGAACTAGGTGATATCTAAATACTGATGTGTTTTATTGCTTCAAACATCTTTGATTGCAAACTCTGTCTTCATTCATTTTCAACTAACATTGTTCGAATACAAAAATTGGACTAAGAAGCTGATTAATCTAAGTGCACTGAAAAAGCTACTAAAACAGCTGACTATAATTGCATGAAGTCCATAATCATTAGGACTAACGAACCATATGTGCATGACTACTAACCAGTTATCATAATTAACAGTTTTAATTTGTTATgcttatacattactctatatgcgCATATAGCTTGTTTATTTAAAACTGGCCGTTACCTGTATATTTAGTTTTAATTGTTTTCATTAAAATGTATGCACTCTTTTATTAGCGCTGTTGCGTGTCTGTTTGTCTTGTGTTGTTATAAGGGTTGAGTATTCCCTTTTTAACAGCTGCTTTAAGATAGGTATGTTAgtaattactatataaacattggcTTAAAGTGCTTATTAGCCCTAATCAGCCCTAGCGCTGATTTTTGGCTGTCTtttaaatactatttgtacatggataggtaattggctggataacagggtacaatgagtagtggtcaatgggatgttctccagctgggcaccagtagtcagcagaatactgcAAGGGTTTGTacttggcccactactgttcaatatatttattaatgatctaggaataggcctaggAAGGacaatgtcaatctttgcagatgatactaaactgtgtaaggtaattaaaacTTAAATCGATGtgtagtctctacagaattacttacttaaacttgaaacctgggcgtctaaatgggaaatgaggttcaatattgaaaaatgcaaagttatgcattttgggattaaaaacaaacttgcatcctacacacttaatggggaaaatataggggtaacagtactgAAAAAAGATTTGggatgctcatagataataggtttaataacagtacacaatgtcaaaatgaaagcaaagaaggcaagtaaagtccttacgtgcataaaatggggtattgagacaagaGACGAGGATGTTATCCTGCCTCTGTACAAATCACTGGTAAGACCGCACCTGTAATATTGCATtacattttgggcaccatactataaaaaagatattggggagctcaaaagagttcaaaggtgaTCTACTaaaaaagggttagagacactgtagttatgaagaaaggcttactaggttaaaaatGTTTTccgtgaaaagaggagactaagaggagacattattaatatcttcaaatatgtaaagagtcACTATAAATAGTTAGCAGGGTATTTGTTTATTCATttagtataggacacgtgggcactcactgaggctagaggagagaaaatttcgtacaaaacgtaggaaagggttcttcactgtaaaagcaataaggatttggaactccctgccggagaaggtaataatggtggactctgtaaatgcatttaaaaatggattggacagttttctacctgaaaaaagtatccaaggataTATACTGTAGCATTTAATACATTGACATTAACTAACTGGGAGTGGTATGAAAAATCGTTGTCAATTGGTGTGAAACCATTACTTCAGATGGtgtattataatgtgcacagcttaatacagaatactggttgaacccgatgggcattttgcctcttttcaacctcattaactatgttactatgttactatgtggcgTATTGAGAAAAGATGTACAAAAATCAACTATCGATATGGGGGATCCACTTACAGTATGTCAGCActgtgacaaaggcaacacaaatCTGATATGGGTTGAGAACTGTAGGACTGTGACTGGAGAGAATGGTTTTGCTGTTGGCCAGGGCTGAGAAGCAGCTAATTGCAGGCACATGTCAGTTTGTACTAAACGTGTTTCAGACACAAGAAGCATTGCTCCTGATGGTGGACAAGctgcccaggtgataggccagggggTGGCTACTGCTAGGGGTCCTGGACCTTAGGGTCTACTGAAGAACTTTTGTTTGCGCATTTTGAAGGCTCTGTGAACTCTGCTTTGCTGTAACTGACCTGTAAATCCTGCACCTGTTTGTGTAACTGTATGTGGTTGAAAATAAACATATCTTGGATTTTGATCtggtctatgtgattcctgtcacagCATCTACATCTGCCGGCATATTCAGTTACATTTATAATCAATTATAAAGGTAAAAGTCTGTAGGAGGTTCTACATGTACCTAGTACTTGTACAGGACTTTTGCTGCTTGTTCTCATAATCAGTTCCTGTAACATACCTAAATGGCACCTTCTTCCCCAGTTTGCCAGAAGATATAAAGTTCTCAATGCAATGTGCTGCTTTGGGACTCTGTACTAGtgaaatttacttcattttatccaatattttatgtttttaagtTGTTTTTAATCTCACCTTGTTCATTGATATTATTTGTGAGCATTTGGTGTTTAAAATTGAATCTTCTGATACTGGAAATTTGATTGAAATAAATAGTCACTATGTATGGGTGGTTCAGAGTTAAAGTGAATCAAGTCCATGAGAGTTACTTTTGAAATAATGTAGTTTAAAGATGAACAACTGTAATTCAATAAATAACCACTGACCTTGAATTGTTTTTATTGCTTCAATAACATACTGTAGTGTCATGTTTAATGTATTAATTTATTTTATAAAGTATGTTTTTTTTCCCACTGTACCATGGCAGTGTACAACATTGGATAGGGTTTAATTTAATACTACATAGTACTCCAAATAAGAGTAGATTTACATATTAATAGTGAGCTACAATTAGCAAAATATATTCGTTGAAGTATTGcaattaataaaaaaaacattaaattaaataataaaaataataataataataatcctatttAATACAGATTTTGGCAGGTGATCTCCTTACATAGTTTTTTCTGTTCCGATTACAGAGATACAAGTTTTTAGTAGTGATTTGTAACATGGAATATGGGAACAGCACCAAAGTGAATGAATTCATCTTATTGGGATTTTCTTGTAGCTTGAAGATTTGTATTgtactctttttcttcttcttactaATTTATATACTGACTGTTTTGGGGAACAGTTTTCTGATATGTGCTGTTATTATCAGTCCTCAGTTACACACGCCTATGTACTATTTTATTTGCAATTTATCCTTCATTGATTTGCTCTACTCCTCAGGCACTGTACCAAAAATGTTGATAGATATATTTTCTAAGAGAAGGAGAATCTCCATCATTGGATGCCTAGCGCAGATGAATACTATTCTGTTCCTAGGAAGTACCGAGTGTACCCTACTGGCAGTGATGGCATATGACCGTTATATCGCCATACGCTTCCCTTTACATTATACCATATACATGAATTGGAGGACATGTAAAGTCATTACAGTCGTTACATGGGTAGGACATTTCATTTATATCACTTCTCCGattattttaaagcctcttgtattctgtacagaaaatattttggACCATTTTGTCTGTGAGGTTTTGGCCCTTCTAGAGCTGGCGTGTGGAGAAGTCACCTTTTATAAAACATCTATATTTTTTGCAAGTTTATTTACAATTTTAACACCATTTGTTTTCATCATAGTATCCTACATCTGCATTATTGTATCTATATTAAAAATCCACTCAGCGGGTGGAAGGGCTAAAGCCTTTTCAACGTGTGCTTCCCACCTGACCGTTGTGTTTATGTTTTATGGGACCAGTATGACCATGTACATTGGACAAACAAAAAGGTTTTCCTACAACCTGAAGCATGTAGCTGTATTTTATCTTATCATTACACCTTTGTTGAATCCTTTGATATACAGTTTGAGAAATAATGAGGTGAAAGGAGCATTTAAAACAATAATTACCAAGTCTTCTGCATCATGGAGCAGATAATTTTGTCAACAACAGTACTAAATATATGAATATTATAAacaaccagccaatcagttcctgacatttttcaaacacagcctgtaacatgacagaagttgattggttgataTTCTCTTTCTCTATATTTTATCTGTCGCCAAATTTTGACTGCAGGCATGAAGAAGGCAAGTGACTGGATCACTGATAACATGGGAGGAGACATACTAAtctttggagatagataaagtggacggagagaaAATAcctgccaatcagcacctaactgccatattacaggctgtgttttaaaaattacaactaggagatgattggttggtactgttggAATACTAAGGCTTACACCTCAGTTACCAACACCTaagtagcccttctgtcttggagattcaaagTACCGGATACAGCCGGCTGGGGAGCAAGAAATCCCACTAGACACAGTTGTCAGTATAACACTACTCTGTCCCTCCTGTGACAGGGAAAGCCTTTAATTATACCAAGTAAAAAGAGGGCTTGttacatgccctccaatcacagCGAAGTATTCATGATAAAATTAGCTAATCATACAAAGTACAAGTTTCAATGATATAAACGGAGTATACATAAAGGACAAATTTCCCAACTATTCTGGGAGACTTGTACAAGGCTGAAGATAACCTATTTCTGTAATTCTCTGTCCTCCTGCTCCGCATTCTTTCTTGTAAAGTATTTAAGGAAAACACTTGTCTCTAGTACACGCAATGATGACCTTACAATATATGTAAAGgttcatatatacagtatttaaaataTTATATTGAAGcattaatacagcaaaagcatactttatctccatctactttattactctccaaggcttagtacatagaccccatggaGTGTACTAGGGAAGAACAAAAGAAAGATGGGCCCGGcctttaaccactttcctggcatggTCATATCACATGGTTAGTACTAATTAAGAGCATGTTGTTTCATTCATTTGTTTCATGAGTatttttgtatgtactgtataaagggcctaattcagacctgatcccttgctagcattttttgcagcgctgcgatcaggtcagaactgcgccttCAAATgccccacaatgcacaggcgcatcgcacggatacaaagcggatcgccgctcagtgatgggtttgtgcgaaggatccactcGCACggggttcgcaaggagattgacaggaaaaagacatttgtgggtggcaactgactgttttcagggagtggttttaaaaacgcaggcgtgtccaagcgtttggagggaggtttcctgacgtcaattccagtcccagacaggctgaaatgtttgcagcggctgagtaagtcctgggctgtacagagaatgcacaagatctgtttgtacagctctgctacacatgcgttcacacacttgcaaagcaaaaatacacacccttatgggcggcgactatctgtacgcagcgctgcaaaataaacctagcggacgatcaggtctgaattaggcccatagttttcttTTATGAAAACAATATTGATTTCAGTACTGTAGTTTTTGTCTGTGGACCATTCGCCatccagcggttaaactgtgtattgcatGGCGTATATTCACTCCACACCATAAATTGTCAGTACTTAGATGCTAC
The Pseudophryne corroboree isolate aPseCor3 chromosome 4, aPseCor3.hap2, whole genome shotgun sequence DNA segment above includes these coding regions:
- the LOC134910788 gene encoding olfactory receptor 2B6-like translates to MLIDIFSKRRRISIIGCLAQMNTILFLGSTECTLLAVMAYDRYIAIRFPLHYTIYMNWRTCKVITVVTWVGHFIYITSPIILKPLVFCTENILDHFVCEVLALLELACGEVTFYKTSIFFASLFTILTPFVFIIVSYICIIVSILKIHSAGGRAKAFSTCASHLTVVFMFYGTSMTMYIGQTKRFSYNLKHVAVFYLIITPLLNPLIYSLRNNEVKGAFKTIITKSSASWSR